A window of the Vigna angularis cultivar LongXiaoDou No.4 chromosome 3, ASM1680809v1, whole genome shotgun sequence genome harbors these coding sequences:
- the LOC108324484 gene encoding uncharacterized protein LOC108324484, with amino-acid sequence MDDLSGDEYVDADNHQETQQQCRGLSDDDWESDMLVTPENSTMVDYKWEVGTIFSGKEDFKDAIRRYAVHAGRDLKFVKNDNRRVRVRCMGAQGKCPWVAYCGYLPSRKIWQLRKIIDTHGCSRQLNIKLMNAKWLSQEIDRSLVDNPNLRVNDIRTKALRKWNSNVSISKARRAKLIATRQVEGDFKEQYKRIYDYGHELLRCNPGSTVQIKVESHNGDPIFQRICFLKGYYKGELLTAVGRDPNDQMLPLAYAVVEVENKDIWTWFLQLLIQDLGGSQVCGGCTWWVHVDVRPVEGVGPNYPGASAWDKTKILSQAPAWEREMLKIKEVNIEAYKYLIGIPPRFWSRSRFTSQAMIDTLDNNISEAFNSVLVHARGKPIITMMEDIRVYLMKRWATNRTKVASMDFTICPKIKKRLQKECNLSRFWVPSWFARKIFEVRHTSSVGNKFTLDLDTKECSCRKWMISAIPCCHAIVAMNYSNVDPENFIPTLFTRSTYEEVYASIIFPLNGHLLWETTNFNDVLPPVMRKMPGRPKKKRRLEAWELTKDDTQMRVGGHRKKCSICRQRGHNKNNCPLKP; translated from the exons TGGTAGATTACAAGTGGGAAGTGGGCACCATTTTTAGTGGGAAGGAAGACTTTAAGGATGCTATTAGAAGGTATGCTGTTCATGCTGGGAGGGATCTAAAATTTGTCAAGAATGATAACCGTAGGGTGAGAGTGAGGTGCATGGGTGCCCAAGGTAAGTGCCCATGGGTAGCTTACTGCGGGTACTTGCCATCACGCAAAATTTGGCAATTAAGGAAGATAATTGATACTCACGGTTGTAGTAGGCAACTTAACATCAAACTAATGAATGCTAAGTGGTTGAGTCAGGAAATAGATAGGTCTTTAGTTGACAATCCTAATTTAAGGGTGAATGATATTCGTACTAAAGCATTAAGAAAATGGAATTCAAATGTGTCAATATCCAAGGCACGGAGGGCAAAGTTAATTGCCACAAGACAGGTTGAAGGAGATTTCAAAGAACAGTATAAAAGGATATACGACTATGGACATGAGCTGTTGAGGTGTAACCCAGGTTCAACAGTGCAGATTAAAGTTGAGTCTCATAATGGTGACCCAATCTTCCAAAGAAT ATGTTTTTTGAAAGGTTATTACAAGGGGGAGCTGCTCACTGCTGTTGGTAGGGACCCAAACGATCAAATGCTACCCCTTGCCTATGCAGTAGTAGAAGTGGAGAACAAAGACATCTGGACATGGTTTTTGCAATTATTAATTCAAGACCTCGGGGGTAGTCAAGTATGTGGTGGGTGCACGTGGTGGGTGCACGTGGATGTCAGACCAGTAGAAG GGGTTGGTCCCAACTATCCAGGAGCTTCTGCCTGGGACAAAACAAAGATTCTGTCTCAGGCACCT GCTTGGGAGAGAGAGATgctgaaaattaaagaagtcaATATTGAAGCATATAAATACCTCATAGGCATTCCCCCGAG GTTTTGGTCAAGATCTCGCTTCACAAGTCAAGCAATGATTGATACACTAGATAACAACATCAGTGAAGCTTTCAACAGTGTTCTTGTTCATGCAAGAGGAAAACCAATTATCACCATGATGGAGGATATCAGAGTTTATCTCATGAAAAGGTGGGCCACGAATAGAACCAAGGTGGCATCTATGGACTTCACAATATGcccaaagataaagaagagactTCAGAAGGAATGTAATCTGTCAAGATTTTGGGTGCCAAG CTGGTTTGCACGAAAGATTTTTGAGGTTAGGCATACTTCATCAGTTGGGAACAAGTTCACACTGGACCTGGACACAAAGGAGTGTAGCTGCAGAAAGTGGATGATCAGTGCCATCCCATGCTGTCATGCAATTGTAGCAATGAACTACTCCAACGTTGATCCAGAGAATTTTATCCCCACTTTGTTCACAAGATCCACCTATGAAGAGGTGTATGCGTCCATAATTTTTCCACTCAATGGCCACCTACTATGGGAAACCACAAATTTCAATGATGTACTACCACCAGTGATGAGGAAGATGCCTGGGAggccaaagaaaaaaaggaggTTGGAAGCATGGGAGCTAACTAAGGATGACACTCAAATGCGTGTTGGTGGGCATAGGAAAAAATGTAGTATTTGTCGTCAGAGGGGGCACAATAAGAATAACTGCCCTTTAAAGCCCTAG
- the LOC108326163 gene encoding calcium-dependent protein kinase 1, with the protein MGNTCTGPSISKNGLFQSVSAAIWRSQLPDESVSNRESVKEEATSVPETPLPVQNKPPEQITMPKPEAKQEAKSEIEPAQEQGKKRHKKHGSVRRVSSAGLRVDSVLQRETDNFKEFFTLGRKLGQGQFGTTFLCMEKATGYEYACKSIAKRKLVTDDDVEDVRREIQIMHHLAGHPNVISIKGAYEDAVAVHVVMELCAGGELFDRIIQRGHYTERQAAELTRTIVGVVEACHSLGVMHRDLKPENFLFVNQQEDSLLKTIDFGLSVFFKPGDIFSDVVGSPYYVAPEVLRKRYGPEADVWSAGVILYILLSGVPPFWAENEQGIFEQVLSGDLDFSSDPWPNISESAKDLVRKMLARDPRRRLTAHQVLCHPWIQVDGVAPDKPLDSAVLSRLKQFSAMNKLKKMALIIIAESLSEEEIAGLKEMFKMIDADNSGQITFEELKAGLKRVGANLNESEIYDLMQAADIDNSGTIDYGEFLAATLHRNKIEREDNLFAAFSYFDKDGSGYITQEELQQACDEFGIKDVRLEEIIKEIDEDNDGRIDYNEFVAMMQKGNLPTIGKKGLENSFSIKFRDALKL; encoded by the exons ATGGGAAACACATGTACTGGTCCTAGCATTTCAAAAAATGGTTTGTTTCAATCGGTTTCAGCAGCAATTTGGCGGTCTCAATTGCCTGATGAATCAGTGTCCAATAGAGAATCTGTAAAAGAGGAAGCAACTAGTGTGCCCGAAACGCCTTTGCCTGTCCAAAATAAACCTCCTGAGCAGATAACTATGCCGAAACCTGAAGCCAAACAAGAGGCAAAATCAGAAATAGAACCAGCACAAGAACAAGGGAAGAAGAGGCACAAGAAACATGGTTCTGTGAGGAGAGTTTCTAGTGCAGGGCTTCGAGTTGATTCTGTGTTGCAGAGAGAGACTGATAATTTCAAGGAGTTCTTCACTCTTGGAAGAAAACTTGGACAGGGTCAGTTTGGGACAACTTTCTTGTGTATGGAGAAGGCAACAGGATATGAGTATGCCTGTAAATCTATTGCAAAGAGGAAGCTTGTCACagatgatgatgttgaagaTGTGAGAAGAGAAATTCAGATAATGCACCACTTGGCTGGTCATCCTAATGTTATATCCATCAAAGGTGCATATGAGGATGCTGTAGCTGTTCATGTTGTGATGGAATTGTGTGCAGGTGGAGAGCTTTTTGATAGGATTATACAGCGTGGTCATTATACTGAAAGACAGGCAGCTGAACTTACCAGAACTATAGTTGGAGTTGTGGAAGCTTGCCATTCTCTTGGTGTCATGCACAGAGACCTTAAACCTGAGAATTTTCTCTTTGTCAATCAGCAAGAAGATTCACTTCTAAAAACTATTGACTTTGGATTGTCTGTCTTCTTTAAGCCAG GTGATATCTTTTCTGATGTGGTGGGCAGCCCCTACTATGTTGCCCCTGAAGTATTGCGAAAGCGATATGGTCCTGAGGCAGATGTGTGGAGTGCTGGTGTTATCCTTTACATTCTTTTGAGTGGAGTACCTCCGTTTTGGGCTG AAAACGAACAGGGAATATTTGAACAGGTTCTGAGTGGTgatcttgatttttcttctgaTCCCTGGCCTAACATTTCTGAAAGTGCAAAAGATTTAGTACGAAAAATGCTTGCTCGTGACCCTAGAAGGAGGTTGACAGCGCATCAAGTATTAT GTCATCCTTGGATTCAAGTTGATGGTGTAGCTCCAGATAAGCCACTTGATTCTGCTGTATTAAGTCGCTTGAAGCAATTTTCTGCTATGAACAAGCTCAAGAAAATGGCTCTTATA atTATTGCTGAGAGCTTATCAGAAGAAGAAATTGCTGGCTTAAAAGAGATGTTCAAGATGATAGATGCAGACAACAGTGGTCAAATCACTTTTGAAGAACTTAAAGCTGGTTTGAAAAGAGTGGGTGCTAATCTTAATGAGTCTGAAATATATGATTTAATGCAAGCG GCTGATATTGATAACAGTGGGACAATTGATTATGGCGAATTCCTTGCTGCAACATTACATCGCAACAAAATTGAAAGAGAAGATAATCTCTTTGCAGCCTTTTCGTACTTTGATAAAGATGGAAGTGGCTATATTACTCAGGAAGAACTTCAACAGGCTTGTGATGAGTTCGGCATAAAAGATGTTCGTTTGGAAGAGATAATCAAGGAAATTGATGAAGATAAT GATGGACGCATAGATTACAATGAGTTTGTGGCTATGATGCAAAAAGGAAATCTTCCAACAATTGGTAAGAAGGGCCTAGAAAATAGCTTCAGCATTAAGTTCAGGGACGCCTTAAAATTGTAG
- the LOC128195778 gene encoding probable non-specific lipid-transfer protein AKCS9 encodes MFPIINNEEVEVSPTLNLSICTFACFKMKIPFPSVMLCMMMLSGFVVEAVVAVGVPVGAPAAAAAPSSECCNVMELVPCANAFTSSTAPSAECCERLKEQKASCICKYITDPALGGLINTPNAKMVSDSCGSPMPNNC; translated from the coding sequence ATGTTTCCCATTATAAATAATGAAGAGGTTGAAGTTTCCCCCACTCTGAATCTCAGCATTTGTACTTTTGCGTGTTTCAAAATGAAGATTCCATTTCCCAGTGTGATGTTGTGCATGATGATGCTCAGTGGTTTTGTGGTTGAAGCAGTGGTGGCAGTGGGAGTTCCGGTGGGAGCTCCGGCAGCAGCAGCAGCTCCTTCATCAGAGTGTTGCAATGTGATGGAGCTGGTTCCATGTGCGAATGCCTTCACGAGCTCAACAGCACCGTCAGCAGAATGCTGTGAAAGACTGAAAGAGCAAAAAGCATCGTGCATATGCAAGTACATCACTGATCCAGCCCTTGGAGGTTTGATCAACACTCCCAATGCAAAGATGGTTAGTGACAGTTGTGGCTCTCCTATGCCTAACAATTGCTAG